One Oceanispirochaeta sp. DNA window includes the following coding sequences:
- a CDS encoding ABC transporter ATP-binding protein: MPELMLRNVFKRYDNKKKKSKVVNDFAVNDLSLVCNEGEFIGILGPSGCGKTTTLRMIAGLEEITGGEILIDDVVINHQDPKDRHIGLAFEDYALYPPMSVYDNIAFNLRAKKIDEAVIAERISKIAPLLKVEDLLQQKPISLSGGQKQRVNIARAIVREPKLLLLDEPLSHLDGKMRQVLRDEIKRLHKSINCTTIIVTHDQLEAMSLSDKIAIMKDGVLQQYGTPLDIYDNPSNEFVAGFIGEPPMNLLSVTIKKAEIGFLFVFHESPLSIPVPSRYNDVVHDGMKVRLGVRPTDVFIGSEKSLGSEIDIAVFESLGEERRLHFRVGDEFLTLITTDKIFYKPGDIIKLEVLSEKTHLFNIETGNKITATKN; this comes from the coding sequence ATGCCTGAGCTAATGCTTAGAAATGTTTTTAAAAGGTATGATAATAAAAAGAAAAAGAGCAAGGTTGTCAATGATTTTGCCGTGAATGACCTGTCTCTTGTCTGCAATGAAGGCGAGTTTATTGGAATCCTCGGCCCTTCAGGATGCGGTAAAACAACCACTCTGCGCATGATTGCCGGATTGGAAGAGATTACCGGCGGTGAGATCTTGATTGATGATGTTGTCATCAATCATCAGGACCCCAAAGACCGTCATATCGGACTGGCTTTTGAAGACTATGCTCTGTATCCGCCCATGAGCGTCTATGACAATATTGCCTTCAACCTCAGGGCAAAGAAAATTGATGAAGCTGTCATCGCCGAGCGAATCAGTAAAATTGCGCCCCTTCTGAAGGTGGAAGACCTGTTACAGCAAAAACCAATCAGCTTGAGCGGTGGACAGAAACAGAGGGTTAATATTGCCCGGGCCATAGTCAGAGAACCTAAACTCCTCCTTCTGGATGAACCTCTGTCTCACCTGGACGGTAAGATGAGGCAGGTTCTCAGGGATGAGATCAAACGCCTTCATAAATCGATCAACTGCACCACCATCATAGTGACCCACGATCAGCTGGAAGCCATGTCTCTTTCCGATAAGATTGCCATCATGAAAGACGGTGTTCTTCAGCAGTATGGAACACCACTGGATATCTACGATAACCCTAGCAATGAGTTTGTGGCCGGCTTCATCGGGGAACCCCCTATGAACCTTCTGTCTGTGACCATCAAGAAGGCAGAGATAGGTTTTCTTTTTGTTTTCCATGAAAGTCCCCTCAGTATTCCAGTTCCCTCAAGGTACAACGATGTTGTTCATGACGGGATGAAGGTCCGTCTGGGTGTCAGACCAACAGACGTCTTTATAGGTTCCGAAAAAAGTCTGGGCTCAGAGATCGATATTGCTGTCTTTGAAAGCCTGGGTGAAGAGCGGCGGCTTCACTTCCGGGTGGGTGACGAGTTTTTGACATTGATCACCACGGACAAAATATTTTACAAGCCCGGAGACATTATCAAACTGGAAGTCCTTTCCGAGAAAACCCACCTGTTCAATATAGAAACGGGCAATAAAATCACTGCAACTAAGAATTGA
- a CDS encoding alcohol dehydrogenase catalytic domain-containing protein yields the protein MINLPKKMKAVVAYAPGDYRLEDMEVPRAGEGEIIIKVEACGICAGDLKAEHGASRFWGGDGTPPYIKAPVVPGHEFLGEIVEMGANVKGKFKLGDRVISEQIVPCWECRFCKTGRHWMCEKHDVYGFQNNVNGGMAEYMRFPKEALVYDVPKSIPVEKAILIEPYACSKHCVDRGNIGNEDVVVLSGCGTLGLGMVGAIKLKNPKTLIVLDMKDDRLELAKKFGADVVMNPSKVDVVKEVRAMTEGYGCDVYIEATGHPSSVQQGLEAIRKMGTFVEFSVFGQLTTVDWSIISDTKELDLFGSHLSPFCYEPVIEWIENGKLPTEGVVTHSYPLAQFKEAFELAGKGEGSLKVILIP from the coding sequence ATGATCAATTTACCAAAAAAAATGAAAGCTGTTGTCGCCTATGCTCCCGGAGATTACCGTCTTGAAGATATGGAAGTTCCCAGAGCTGGTGAGGGTGAAATTATAATCAAAGTGGAAGCCTGCGGCATCTGTGCGGGTGACTTGAAGGCCGAACATGGGGCATCCCGTTTCTGGGGCGGAGACGGAACTCCTCCCTATATCAAGGCTCCTGTTGTTCCGGGTCATGAATTCCTGGGTGAAATTGTAGAAATGGGTGCTAATGTCAAAGGCAAATTCAAGCTGGGTGACCGGGTTATTTCCGAGCAGATTGTTCCCTGCTGGGAGTGCCGCTTCTGTAAAACCGGCCGTCACTGGATGTGTGAAAAACACGATGTATACGGTTTTCAGAACAATGTAAACGGCGGTATGGCCGAGTATATGAGATTTCCTAAAGAGGCTCTTGTCTATGATGTCCCTAAAAGCATTCCTGTGGAGAAAGCCATTCTGATTGAACCCTATGCCTGTTCAAAGCATTGTGTAGACAGAGGAAATATCGGCAACGAAGATGTGGTTGTCCTCTCAGGCTGCGGTACTCTGGGGCTGGGAATGGTGGGAGCCATCAAACTTAAGAACCCAAAAACCCTCATCGTTCTTGATATGAAAGATGACAGATTGGAGCTTGCCAAAAAGTTTGGAGCTGATGTGGTTATGAATCCATCCAAAGTGGATGTTGTGAAAGAAGTACGTGCTATGACAGAAGGCTACGGATGCGACGTGTATATCGAAGCCACGGGTCATCCCTCCAGCGTCCAGCAGGGACTCGAGGCCATCAGAAAGATGGGAACCTTTGTTGAGTTCAGCGTCTTCGGTCAGCTCACGACCGTAGACTGGAGCATCATCAGTGATACAAAAGAACTGGACCTGTTCGGTTCTCACCTGAGTCCCTTCTGTTATGAGCCGGTCATCGAATGGATAGAAAACGGAAAGCTTCCCACAGAGGGAGTCGTTACTCATAGCTATCCTCTGGCTCAATTCAAAGAAGCCTTTGAACTGGCAGGAAAGGGTGAGGGTTCTCTCAAGGTCATACTCATCCCCTGA